From Terriglobales bacterium:
CCGGGTGACGCCGCTTTCGCCGCGTTTCGTGCGCGCCTTCCGCCTGGCGGCGCGGCTGCACGCCGGGCAGGGAAGGAAGGGGACCGAAGTCCCGTACCTCGCGCACCTGATGGGCGTGGCCTCCCTGGTGCTGGAGGCGGGCGGCGACGAGGACCTGGCCATCGCTGCGCTGCTGCACGATGCGGTGGAAGACTGCGGCGGGCAACCGACGCTGCGGCTCATCCGTCGCCA
This genomic window contains:
- a CDS encoding HD domain-containing protein codes for the protein MKKRRPKRSQPGRRARRVTPLSPRFVRAFRLAARLHAGQGRKGTEVPYLAHLMGVASLVLEAGGDEDLAIAALLHDAVEDCGGQPTLRLIRR